A genome region from Actinomycetota bacterium includes the following:
- a CDS encoding polysaccharide deacetylase family protein: MQTAIIIIAAIIIIAGITVRSYIHYYEYHGLGPQEGVWRGGPSDKKIIALTFDDGPSPEYTPRILDILREKQAKATFFMTGSMVEAYPEIAARAVAEGHDVGNHTYHHVNLVFLKGDALVREIEMGEQALTAALGRKPVLFRPPRSILPNEARKVLLSKDYSIIMWTASAADWMNLGPQHILRRLRKTIKPGAALLFHDGGGVVKKDGGSREGTVLALPLVVDMIRSQGYELVTITEVLNAEE, encoded by the coding sequence ATGCAAACGGCGATTATAATCATAGCGGCTATAATCATTATCGCCGGTATAACCGTCAGATCATATATCCACTACTACGAATACCACGGTCTGGGGCCGCAGGAAGGTGTTTGGAGAGGTGGCCCCAGTGACAAAAAGATCATTGCTCTCACCTTCGACGACGGGCCCAGCCCCGAATACACACCGCGTATTCTTGACATTTTAAGAGAAAAACAAGCTAAAGCAACCTTTTTTATGACCGGCTCGATGGTCGAGGCGTACCCTGAGATCGCGGCTCGGGCCGTGGCGGAAGGACACGATGTCGGCAACCATACTTATCACCACGTAAATCTGGTTTTCCTGAAAGGGGATGCTTTGGTCCGTGAGATAGAGATGGGCGAGCAAGCGCTGACGGCGGCTTTGGGGCGCAAGCCGGTTTTATTCCGTCCGCCGCGAAGCATATTGCCCAACGAAGCCAGAAAGGTACTTTTGTCAAAAGACTATTCCATTATCATGTGGACCGCGAGCGCGGCTGATTGGATGAACCTTGGCCCGCAACATATCTTACGCCGGCTAAGAAAGACCATAAAACCGGGCGCGGCGCTTCTTTTTCACGACGGTGGCGGGGTCGTCAAGAAAGACGGAGGCAGCCGAGAAGGTACGGTTTTGGCTTTGCCGTTAGTTGTCGATATGATCAGAAGCCAAGGATATGAGCTGGTCACAATAACAGAAGTGCTGAACGCTGAAGAATGA
- the ribH gene encoding 6,7-dimethyl-8-ribityllumazine synthase, with amino-acid sequence MFTSENIPDGSGMNIAVVAARFNAEITEALTAGALDALKMAKAKNVKLFNVPGCYELPLVVKKLAESGRYDAVVALGAVVRGETPHFDYVAAETAAGLARASYDTGVPVSFGVLTTDDVGQAKDRAGGKHGNKGADAAYTAVAMARTLKSLD; translated from the coding sequence ATGTTTACGTCGGAAAACATACCGGACGGATCAGGTATGAATATCGCGGTCGTCGCAGCGCGTTTTAACGCTGAGATAACCGAGGCTTTGACCGCCGGCGCCTTGGACGCTCTGAAGATGGCCAAGGCCAAAAACGTCAAACTTTTTAACGTACCCGGCTGTTACGAGTTGCCACTGGTTGTTAAGAAGCTGGCGGAATCCGGTCGTTATGACGCTGTGGTCGCGTTGGGAGCGGTGGTTCGCGGCGAGACTCCGCACTTCGATTACGTTGCGGCGGAGACGGCCGCCGGGCTGGCCAGGGCCTCTTACGATACGGGGGTGCCCGTCTCTTTCGGCGTGCTGACGACCGACGATGTCGGGCAAGCCAAGGACCGGGCGGGCGGAAAGCACGGCAACAAGGGCGCCGACGCCGCCTATACGGCCGTTGCCATGGCCCGGACATTAAAGTCGCTGGACTAG
- a CDS encoding bifunctional 3,4-dihydroxy-2-butanone-4-phosphate synthase/GTP cyclohydrolase II: MSGFATIEEALADIKKGKLIIVTDDESRENEGDFVMAAEKATAAAINFMARHGRGLICLPVEGARLDKLKIPVMVQDNTSAQETAFYVSIGAKSKITTGISAHDRAETVKAVVNPKTKPDDLSRPGHVFPLRARDGGVLKRAGHTEAAVDLARLAGLYPAGVICEIMKEDGTMARVPELKKVAAEHDLKMITIADLIEYRRRKERLIVKEAEVEAPTRFGLFRALAYRSLLDGKAHLAMIKGDISGQKDVLVRVHSECLTGDVFKSLKCDCGDQLEAALELIEKEGTGVLLYMAEEGRGIGLLNKLKAYELQDQGQDTVEANLSLGFPADLRDYGIGAQILADLGLTTIRLMTNNPRKIVGLEGYGLEVTERVPLKVKVHKGNVRYLKTKRDKLGHHLSEDDLKI, translated from the coding sequence ATGAGCGGATTTGCCACAATAGAAGAGGCTTTAGCCGACATCAAGAAGGGCAAGTTAATAATAGTCACGGACGACGAGAGCCGTGAAAACGAAGGAGACTTCGTCATGGCCGCGGAGAAGGCTACTGCGGCCGCCATTAACTTTATGGCCAGGCACGGCCGCGGATTGATTTGCCTGCCGGTAGAAGGGGCGCGGCTGGACAAGCTTAAGATACCCGTGATGGTCCAGGATAATACATCCGCCCAGGAGACCGCGTTTTACGTAAGCATAGGCGCCAAATCCAAGATTACAACAGGTATTTCCGCCCATGACCGGGCGGAGACCGTCAAGGCTGTGGTCAATCCGAAAACAAAACCGGACGATTTAAGCCGGCCGGGCCATGTTTTTCCGTTGCGCGCCCGGGACGGGGGCGTTTTGAAACGGGCCGGACACACGGAAGCGGCTGTTGACCTGGCGCGTCTAGCCGGTTTGTATCCGGCCGGCGTAATCTGCGAAATCATGAAAGAAGACGGCACTATGGCCAGGGTGCCGGAACTTAAGAAGGTCGCCGCGGAGCACGATTTGAAGATGATTACCATCGCCGACCTGATTGAATACAGGCGGCGCAAAGAAAGGTTGATCGTCAAGGAAGCCGAGGTCGAGGCGCCGACAAGGTTCGGCCTCTTTCGCGCCTTAGCTTACCGGTCGCTTCTGGACGGCAAAGCCCATCTGGCGATGATAAAAGGCGATATCAGCGGACAGAAAGATGTTCTTGTCAGAGTACACTCTGAGTGTTTGACCGGCGACGTTTTCAAATCGCTAAAGTGCGATTGCGGCGACCAGCTTGAGGCCGCGCTCGAGTTGATCGAGAAGGAAGGCACAGGCGTTCTTCTGTATATGGCCGAGGAAGGCCGGGGCATAGGCCTTCTTAACAAACTAAAAGCATACGAGCTTCAAGACCAAGGCCAGGACACAGTCGAAGCCAATCTGTCTCTCGGTTTTCCCGCCGACCTGCGCGATTATGGAATAGGGGCGCAAATTCTGGCCGATCTCGGGCTGACAACCATCAGGTTGATGACGAACAATCCGCGAAAGATCGTCGGTCTCGAAGGTTACGGATTAGAGGTAACCGAGCGGGTGCCGTTGAAAGTAAAGGTTCACAAAGGCAATGTCAGATACCTAAAAACCAAGAGAGATAAGCTGGGGCACCATCTCAGCGAGGATGACTTAAAGATTTAG
- a CDS encoding riboflavin synthase produces the protein MFSGIIEYLGKTNRVDTGESPKLVVDAPGFLKDVGIGDSISVNGVCLTVTELNDKDGFAADVMPETLRKTDLGELKTGSPVNLEKSLMIGDRLGGHFVSGHVDTAGRVAEMREEKNAIVMKFTMDASLMEFVASKGSIAIDGISLTVIDIGPDWFTVSLIPHTLKMTTLGSKQVGSTVNIEVDMLARYIRKQP, from the coding sequence ATGTTTTCCGGAATCATCGAATATCTTGGAAAAACCAATAGGGTCGACACGGGCGAATCTCCCAAACTTGTCGTCGACGCGCCCGGGTTTTTAAAGGACGTCGGCATCGGGGACAGCATTTCCGTCAACGGTGTTTGCTTAACCGTTACCGAGCTTAACGACAAGGATGGCTTCGCGGCCGACGTTATGCCGGAGACGCTGAGAAAAACCGACTTGGGCGAACTCAAAACGGGAAGTCCGGTTAATTTGGAGAAATCCCTCATGATCGGGGATAGACTTGGCGGCCATTTTGTCAGCGGCCACGTCGATACGGCCGGACGCGTTGCCGAGATGCGCGAGGAGAAAAATGCCATCGTCATGAAGTTCACTATGGATGCTTCGTTAATGGAGTTCGTCGCTTCGAAAGGTTCGATAGCCATCGACGGCATCAGCTTGACCGTTATCGATATCGGTCCGGACTGGTTTACGGTGTCGCTTATCCCGCACACTTTGAAGATGACCACCTTGGGCAGCAAACAAGTCGGTTCAACTGTGAATATAGAGGTGGATATGCTGGCTAGATATATCAGGAAGCAACCATGA
- the ribD gene encoding bifunctional diaminohydroxyphosphoribosylaminopyrimidine deaminase/5-amino-6-(5-phosphoribosylamino)uracil reductase RibD, translating to MSEHDRFMRRAIELAVRGKGMTSPNPAVGAVIVQNGGIVGEGWHEYAGGAHAEVNAIKAAGRAAYGGTMYVTLEPCNTYGKTPPCTQAVSEAGLNKVVIGAYDPNPAVSGRGVTALRAGNVEVEEGPFKEEITRLNEGYNKHISGGLPFVTLKTAMSLDGKIATRTGSSRWITSEPARQMVHRMRGESDAVVTGIGTVIADNPRLDVRLEDFKGTQPVRVVIDGQGKIPEDALVVTSAQETLTIVATTELMSLDKSQRLSDAGAEVVMIPRINGRIDLNKLLRELGARDMCSVLLEAGSALATAFIQEGLVDKYAIFIAPKLIGGEGAPGLLGGLGVDDVNKAIKLRFFDFRQVGDDIYVEAYPA from the coding sequence TTGTCCGAACACGACCGGTTTATGAGACGCGCTATCGAACTTGCCGTACGCGGCAAAGGTATGACCAGCCCGAATCCGGCTGTCGGCGCCGTCATCGTCCAAAACGGTGGCATAGTCGGGGAAGGCTGGCATGAATACGCGGGCGGCGCTCACGCCGAGGTCAACGCCATCAAGGCGGCCGGACGGGCGGCTTACGGCGGCACGATGTACGTAACGTTGGAGCCGTGCAACACCTACGGGAAGACCCCGCCATGCACCCAAGCGGTCAGCGAAGCCGGTCTAAACAAGGTAGTCATCGGCGCATACGATCCGAACCCGGCGGTTAGCGGACGGGGCGTCACGGCGCTTCGGGCGGGCAACGTAGAAGTCGAGGAAGGACCCTTCAAAGAGGAAATCACTCGTTTGAATGAAGGCTATAATAAACATATTAGCGGCGGCCTGCCGTTTGTGACCTTGAAAACGGCGATGAGCCTGGACGGCAAGATCGCTACGCGAACAGGCAGCTCGCGTTGGATTACTTCGGAACCGGCCAGACAGATGGTTCACCGGATGAGGGGCGAGAGCGACGCGGTCGTGACAGGCATCGGAACCGTGATCGCCGACAATCCGCGGCTCGACGTCAGGCTGGAAGATTTTAAAGGCACGCAACCCGTCCGGGTGGTCATTGACGGCCAAGGCAAGATTCCGGAAGACGCGCTGGTTGTTACCTCGGCCCAAGAAACTCTGACCATCGTCGCGACGACCGAGCTGATGTCGCTGGACAAATCGCAGAGGTTAAGCGACGCGGGCGCGGAAGTCGTTATGATCCCCAGGATCAACGGACGGATCGATCTAAACAAGTTGCTTCGGGAACTGGGGGCGCGGGACATGTGCTCGGTTCTTTTGGAAGCCGGTTCCGCCCTGGCGACGGCGTTTATTCAGGAAGGGCTGGTCGACAAGTATGCTATATTTATCGCGCCTAAGCTGATCGGAGGCGAGGGGGCGCCCGGACTGCTGGGCGGCCTGGGCGTCGACGACGTAAACAAGGCCATCAAGCTGCGCTTCTTCGACTTTAGGCAGGTCGGCGACGACATATATGTCGAGGCGTATCCAGCTTAG
- a CDS encoding zinc metallopeptidase, with the protein MFFFDPIYLLFMAPALIFSLYAQFKVKSAFKKYSKVAPRSGLTGAQASRHLLDTNGLQDVAIEAIPGNLSDNYDPRTRILRLSPDVYEGKSLAAVGVAAHEAGHALQDAHGYWPMKIRAGLVPAANFGSQMALPLFFIGLLTVGWFRSPLGYLIMNVAIIVFAVAVVFQIVTLPVELNASRRAMAGLSDGGIITQEEYGPTRKVLSAAAMTYIAAAATAIMTLIYLIIRRGE; encoded by the coding sequence ATGTTTTTCTTTGACCCCATTTATCTGTTATTTATGGCGCCGGCGCTTATATTTTCCTTGTACGCGCAGTTCAAGGTGAAGTCGGCATTCAAAAAATACTCGAAGGTCGCGCCTCGCTCGGGTTTAACGGGCGCGCAGGCCAGCCGCCATTTGCTAGACACCAACGGTTTGCAGGACGTGGCCATAGAAGCTATCCCGGGAAACCTGAGCGATAACTATGACCCTAGAACACGAATCCTAAGGTTGTCGCCCGACGTCTACGAAGGAAAATCGTTGGCGGCTGTGGGCGTCGCGGCCCATGAGGCCGGGCACGCTCTCCAAGACGCGCATGGCTATTGGCCGATGAAGATAAGGGCCGGCCTGGTGCCGGCGGCAAATTTCGGCTCGCAGATGGCCTTGCCGCTTTTCTTTATCGGTTTACTGACCGTCGGCTGGTTTAGGTCGCCCCTTGGATATTTGATTATGAACGTGGCTATCATAGTGTTCGCCGTCGCGGTTGTTTTTCAAATAGTGACCCTCCCCGTGGAGCTTAACGCCAGCCGCCGGGCGATGGCGGGTTTGAGCGACGGCGGTATCATAACCCAAGAAGAATACGGGCCGACCAGAAAGGTGTTGAGCGCGGCGGCGATGACGTATATCGCGGCGGCGGCGACGGCCATAATGACTTTAATATACTTGATTATCAGACGCGGTGAGTAA
- the fmt gene encoding methionyl-tRNA formyltransferase, producing the protein MARLVFIGTGDFAVQPLAALAVGDHEVVAAVSQPDRPRGRGLHPEPTPVKTYAQQANIPVWQPETLKEPAARDRMLAWNPDIIVVAAYGKILPDWVMTDPPLGAINIHGSILPAYRGAAPIQRSIINGDAKTGVTILKVAPEVDTGDILLSAATDIEADETAGELFARLSAIGAGLISEAIDLIESGRADWRTQPGEATYAPKIDKAEARLDWTRDAISLKNLARGLNPNPGAYFFKQGARVKLWRSAALPDNAGRRPGDIIELMTAGPAIACGEGALLLTELQPAGKSPMTGAEFVRGYRPRPGDMLE; encoded by the coding sequence ATAGCCCGTCTAGTTTTCATAGGGACGGGGGATTTCGCGGTCCAGCCGCTGGCCGCTCTGGCAGTCGGAGACCACGAAGTTGTAGCTGCCGTATCGCAGCCGGACCGGCCGCGAGGCAGAGGCCTTCATCCCGAACCGACACCCGTAAAGACATACGCTCAGCAGGCGAATATTCCGGTCTGGCAACCTGAGACGCTTAAGGAACCTGCCGCCAGGGACAGGATGCTTGCCTGGAATCCCGACATCATTGTTGTCGCCGCTTACGGAAAAATCCTGCCCGACTGGGTCATGACAGACCCGCCTTTGGGCGCCATCAACATACACGGCTCAATATTGCCGGCTTATCGGGGAGCGGCGCCCATTCAAAGGTCGATCATAAACGGTGATGCCAAGACCGGCGTAACCATACTCAAGGTCGCGCCTGAAGTAGACACTGGCGATATTTTACTGAGCGCGGCCACGGATATCGAAGCCGACGAAACTGCCGGGGAGCTTTTCGCCAGGTTATCCGCCATAGGAGCCGGCTTGATCTCCGAAGCCATCGACCTGATCGAGTCGGGACGCGCCGACTGGCGAACCCAGCCCGGAGAGGCCACCTACGCGCCGAAAATTGACAAGGCGGAAGCGCGCCTGGACTGGACGCGCGACGCTATATCGCTTAAGAACCTGGCGAGAGGGCTTAATCCGAACCCCGGCGCCTATTTTTTCAAACAGGGCGCTCGCGTTAAGCTTTGGCGGTCGGCAGCCCTGCCTGATAACGCAGGACGGAGGCCGGGGGATATAATCGAACTAATGACGGCCGGCCCGGCTATCGCCTGCGGGGAAGGAGCGCTGTTGCTGACAGAGCTTCAACCGGCCGGAAAAAGCCCGATGACGGGCGCTGAGTTCGTCCGCGGATACCGGCCGCGGCCGGGCGATATGTTAGAATAG